The Christiangramia flava JLT2011 genome has a segment encoding these proteins:
- a CDS encoding glycosyltransferase family 4 protein, with the protein MHIAYLTPEYPNQFCTASGGLGTSIQNMAEALVAKGVQVSIILYGQEIEKHLRENDIQFYFIQQQKYKVTGWYLYRKYLERRIGEIVKNNQIDLIEAPDWTGITAFMKLDIPLVIRMNGTDAYFCALENRKQKFKNRFFERDAMKRADSILAVSDYTGRKTMEIFNLERNYEVIPNSISIENFKPPENRSDSNRILYFGTLIRKKGVLELAAIFNDVVEQQKEAKLIFAGRDVVDVFERVSTLELFKQKLSKEAAKRFEYVGSLDYAMVRKEIEKASVVVLPSFAEALPMTWLEAMAMEKALVTSDIGWAPEVMVNGETGFTVDPKNHHLYAEKILQLLTDNKLSEKMGKAARKRVIEKFSTEVVVEKNIKFYRKVISGKLEFRVQSSEV; encoded by the coding sequence ATGCATATAGCTTATCTCACCCCTGAATATCCTAATCAATTTTGTACGGCTTCCGGCGGACTGGGAACCAGCATTCAGAATATGGCTGAGGCTTTGGTTGCAAAAGGTGTGCAGGTGAGCATTATTCTATACGGGCAGGAGATCGAAAAGCATCTAAGAGAAAATGATATTCAGTTTTATTTTATCCAACAACAGAAATACAAGGTCACAGGCTGGTACCTGTATCGAAAATATCTTGAAAGGCGGATCGGTGAAATCGTCAAAAATAATCAAATCGATTTGATCGAAGCTCCAGACTGGACAGGAATTACCGCGTTTATGAAACTGGATATACCCCTGGTGATCCGCATGAATGGTACCGATGCTTACTTCTGTGCCCTGGAAAACCGCAAGCAAAAATTCAAAAACCGGTTCTTTGAGCGAGATGCTATGAAAAGAGCTGATAGTATTCTGGCTGTAAGTGATTATACGGGTAGAAAAACCATGGAAATTTTTAATCTCGAGCGAAACTATGAGGTCATTCCAAATAGTATTTCCATAGAAAATTTTAAACCGCCAGAAAACAGGTCTGATTCCAACCGAATCCTTTATTTCGGAACGCTTATACGTAAAAAAGGCGTTCTCGAACTGGCAGCGATCTTTAATGACGTAGTAGAGCAGCAGAAAGAGGCGAAACTCATATTCGCGGGAAGAGATGTTGTAGATGTTTTTGAGCGGGTATCAACGCTAGAACTATTTAAACAAAAGCTCTCTAAAGAAGCGGCCAAGAGGTTTGAGTATGTTGGATCACTGGATTATGCGATGGTGCGAAAAGAAATCGAAAAGGCAAGCGTGGTAGTGCTACCAAGCTTTGCCGAAGCGCTGCCCATGACCTGGCTGGAGGCCATGGCTATGGAGAAAGCGCTGGTTACTTCTGATATTGGATGGGCTCCGGAGGTGATGGTCAACGGCGAGACCGGATTTACCGTAGACCCTAAAAATCATCATTTATACGCGGAAAAGATCTTGCAACTATTAACAGATAATAAACTATCTGAGAAAATGGGAAAAGCAGCGAGGAAAAGAGTCATTGAGAAATTCTCAACGGAAGTGGTAGTGGAGAAGAATATTAAGTTTTATCGAAAAGTTATAAGCGGTAAGTTAGAGTTCAGAGTTCAGAGTTCAGAGGTTTGA
- a CDS encoding sulfotransferase, whose protein sequence is MRKQEEQKIIFLNSYLPRTGHNFVSEALKVFTGHQVLIHNKSETRLSTILREFFSIYDKQVFFETDKKFLEHLFIKDLRERILEKSNSEYVMIKNTSFLGVDQLSRIFPNDIHIILLRDPASVFNSLLKGMRFNKKGLRDKVKKMGVLLGVYPFYYSRKLSNYVLENLPDLEDKIVLRYEDLVELKKSNLEELKDLFGCDKEINDIKKEISSIEVINSSFTEETGASHIWEQKPKTKAFDPVKRKGHPYLTRVGVKLGSRKLRKKFNYI, encoded by the coding sequence ATGAGAAAGCAGGAAGAACAAAAAATTATTTTTCTAAATTCTTATTTACCAAGGACAGGACATAATTTTGTATCAGAAGCCTTAAAAGTTTTTACCGGGCATCAGGTTTTGATTCACAATAAAAGTGAAACCAGATTATCCACTATACTTAGAGAGTTCTTTAGTATCTATGACAAACAGGTTTTTTTTGAAACAGATAAAAAGTTTCTGGAGCATTTATTTATAAAGGATCTGAGAGAACGTATTCTTGAAAAGTCTAATTCAGAATATGTGATGATCAAAAACACTTCTTTTTTAGGTGTAGATCAGTTATCCCGTATATTTCCTAACGATATACATATAATTCTTTTAAGGGATCCTGCAAGCGTTTTTAATTCATTGCTCAAGGGAATGCGGTTTAACAAAAAAGGATTGAGGGATAAGGTCAAGAAAATGGGGGTCTTATTGGGGGTCTATCCTTTTTACTATAGTAGGAAACTCAGTAATTATGTTTTGGAAAATTTACCTGATTTAGAAGATAAAATAGTATTACGATATGAAGATCTGGTAGAGTTGAAAAAAAGTAATCTGGAAGAGTTGAAAGACCTTTTCGGATGCGACAAGGAAATTAATGATATCAAAAAAGAAATTAGCTCCATCGAGGTAATCAACTCCTCTTTTACAGAAGAAACCGGCGCTAGTCATATCTGGGAACAAAAACCTAAGACTAAAGCTTTCGATCCGGTTAAGAGAAAAGGCCATCCGTATTTAACCCGAGTGGGTGTTAAGCTCGGGAGTAGAAAATTGCGCAAAAAATTTAACTACATATAG
- a CDS encoding glycosyltransferase family 2 protein, protein MKKLTDDLSFSLIICTYERDTSLKRLLDSVQEQRLYPDEILIIDGSYSKETEIMLEEHSYKNLKYFRVEEEDRGLTKQRNYGIKKSSEVAIICFLDDDIVLKPDYFQQLIQTYQLIPEAIAVGGWIEDETAWKTVPKEYQPAYDEFVIDGYVRKLGQRNVLRKRLGLLSDKPPGFMPEFSHGFSTGFLPPSNKIYEVEYFMGGVSSYKKKIFDKLGFSPYFEGYGLYEDMDFCLRASNYGKLYLNTGARVKHLHVESGRPNHYKYGQMVVKNGKYVWKLKYPKPSFKARLKWYKISFLLAFIRLINYLQGDKAGFRDFKGRLSGFLK, encoded by the coding sequence ATGAAAAAATTAACCGATGACCTTAGCTTTAGCCTGATCATTTGTACCTATGAGAGGGATACCAGTCTGAAGCGCTTACTTGACTCGGTACAAGAACAGCGTTTGTACCCGGATGAAATTCTAATCATAGACGGATCGTATAGTAAAGAAACCGAAATAATGCTGGAGGAGCATTCGTATAAAAACCTGAAATATTTCAGAGTGGAGGAAGAGGACAGAGGCCTTACCAAACAACGAAATTATGGAATAAAAAAGAGCAGTGAGGTTGCTATAATCTGTTTCCTGGATGATGATATCGTACTGAAACCCGATTATTTTCAGCAGCTGATCCAGACTTATCAATTAATACCGGAGGCGATTGCGGTAGGAGGCTGGATAGAGGATGAAACAGCATGGAAAACTGTACCAAAAGAGTATCAACCAGCGTATGATGAATTTGTGATTGACGGTTATGTTCGCAAATTGGGGCAGCGAAATGTGCTACGAAAAAGACTAGGGTTATTATCAGATAAACCGCCAGGGTTTATGCCTGAATTCTCCCATGGTTTTTCGACGGGATTTTTGCCTCCATCAAACAAAATTTATGAAGTAGAATATTTTATGGGTGGAGTTTCCTCCTATAAAAAGAAAATTTTTGACAAGCTAGGATTTTCACCCTATTTTGAAGGGTATGGGCTTTATGAGGATATGGATTTTTGTCTAAGAGCGTCTAACTATGGTAAACTTTACCTAAATACTGGAGCAAGAGTAAAACACCTTCATGTGGAATCTGGCAGGCCGAATCATTATAAATACGGACAGATGGTGGTGAAAAATGGAAAATACGTCTGGAAGCTAAAATATCCTAAGCCAAGTTTTAAAGCGAGACTAAAATGGTATAAAATTTCATTCTTACTAGCTTTTATAAGGTTAATCAATTATCTGCAGGGCGATAAAGCCGGATTTCGAGATTTTAAAGGAAGACTTAGCGGATTTTTAAAATAA
- a CDS encoding glycosyltransferase family 4 protein yields the protein MKTVFIAFTLKDSSVAEFFTAISNRLAQDYKVIIISYQTEKHSLPLDPQIETMEWPSKRPTKLKDLFFIGRLVYKYKPFMMISNFAAVNFFLLTGFLFGIKKRISWYHTHSSAHITENKFNLWRKSMIYKLATKIVTTSAAAKEDISKHYNLKEKKISILPNAVIEPKIIKGDIDPLKLIFVGRLHPAKGFEVLIKALPKVILKYPQLKVEVLGGGPQEIQKFTKMAKDLSVLNHLNFKGFTSKNKFIEELAKAYVCVVPSYFEAFCYVVIESFSVATPVIGSDTTGVAEIIEDGISGYLFQPGNYIELSEKLLKLLDNPRQRKEMAANTFDTFKDKFELCKIVENFMELTDA from the coding sequence ATGAAAACAGTATTCATTGCCTTTACTTTAAAAGATTCTTCAGTCGCTGAATTTTTTACCGCTATATCTAATCGACTAGCACAAGATTATAAGGTTATAATCATATCTTATCAAACCGAAAAACATTCATTACCACTTGATCCGCAAATTGAAACTATGGAATGGCCTTCTAAAAGGCCTACAAAGCTAAAAGATCTATTTTTTATAGGAAGGCTGGTTTATAAGTACAAGCCTTTTATGATGATCTCTAATTTTGCCGCTGTTAACTTTTTTTTACTTACGGGTTTTTTGTTTGGTATAAAGAAGAGAATCAGCTGGTATCACACCCATTCTTCGGCTCATATTACCGAAAATAAGTTCAATTTATGGCGAAAGAGTATGATATATAAACTCGCGACTAAAATTGTGACAACCTCAGCAGCAGCAAAAGAGGATATTTCAAAACATTATAATTTAAAAGAGAAAAAAATATCTATTTTACCGAATGCCGTCATAGAACCTAAAATTATTAAAGGCGATATAGACCCTCTAAAACTAATATTTGTAGGGAGACTGCATCCAGCCAAAGGATTTGAAGTACTAATTAAAGCACTTCCCAAGGTAATTCTAAAGTATCCTCAATTGAAGGTTGAAGTTCTTGGGGGAGGACCGCAAGAGATTCAAAAGTTTACTAAAATGGCTAAAGATTTAAGTGTCTTAAATCATTTAAATTTTAAAGGTTTTACTTCAAAAAATAAATTTATAGAGGAACTGGCAAAAGCATATGTTTGTGTTGTTCCTTCTTATTTTGAAGCATTTTGTTATGTGGTTATCGAAAGCTTTTCAGTGGCGACACCAGTTATAGGATCTGATACTACAGGTGTTGCAGAAATTATCGAAGATGGAATTAGTGGTTATTTATTTCAGCCTGGTAATTATATTGAATTAAGTGAAAAATTATTAAAACTTTTGGATAATCCCAGACAGAGAAAAGAAATGGCTGCAAATACTTTTGATACATTCAAAGATAAATTTGAATTATGTAAGATTGTAGAAAACTTCATGGAACTAACAGATGCTTAA
- a CDS encoding UDP-glycosyltransferase, translating into MEQKKVLAIIPDGVSLRNFLFTDFPKKAKQAGLEIVYWNATPYNIKADGEKEIKLRPKPRAITDVYKRAKIISELNHFRDKFNDAVYEKYKFPASTEGWKNKLKNLIVSRLSDTYTGEKGLRVLRERMQNSERKSAYYKECIKVLKREKPDLVFCANQRPVNAIAPVRAAKDLGITTAGFIFSWDNLPKATKVIETDFYFVWSDHMKNELLRYYPYLKEEQVKITGTPQFEIHCKEEVLLEKEVFFKKYGLDTEKEYLCFSGDDLTTSPHDEVFLRDVAEAVRNLNRKGENLGIIFRRCPVDFSSRYDKVLKEYLDEITAIDPEWSGGHNSWDAVMPTREDMILQTNIIEHSFMVINIASSMVFDFAARKKPCAYINYVPEVNNLKKDVREIYDYIHFRSMENRASVYWINSKTGIIEAIQHIFKGETKVVLQNTLQWFNIINLNLCEKASEQICDKIKSLR; encoded by the coding sequence TTGGAGCAGAAAAAAGTCCTTGCTATCATTCCCGATGGCGTTAGCCTTCGGAATTTTCTATTCACCGATTTTCCAAAGAAAGCAAAACAAGCAGGATTGGAGATCGTGTACTGGAATGCAACCCCTTATAATATTAAAGCTGACGGCGAAAAGGAAATAAAATTAAGGCCAAAGCCAAGGGCGATCACCGATGTATACAAAAGGGCCAAGATCATTTCAGAGCTCAATCATTTTCGTGATAAATTCAATGATGCGGTTTACGAAAAATATAAGTTTCCCGCATCTACCGAGGGCTGGAAGAACAAGCTTAAAAATCTTATTGTTTCCCGTTTAAGTGATACCTACACCGGGGAAAAAGGATTGAGGGTGCTGCGAGAGAGGATGCAAAATTCCGAAAGGAAATCAGCCTATTATAAGGAATGTATAAAAGTACTGAAGAGGGAAAAGCCAGACCTGGTATTTTGTGCCAACCAGCGACCTGTAAACGCGATAGCACCAGTTAGGGCAGCAAAGGATCTGGGGATTACTACAGCGGGCTTTATTTTCTCCTGGGATAATCTGCCGAAGGCGACCAAGGTAATCGAAACCGACTTTTACTTTGTATGGAGCGATCATATGAAGAACGAATTGCTAAGGTATTATCCTTACCTAAAGGAAGAGCAGGTGAAAATTACCGGTACCCCCCAATTTGAGATCCATTGTAAAGAGGAGGTCCTACTCGAAAAGGAAGTATTTTTCAAGAAGTATGGACTGGATACCGAAAAAGAATACCTGTGTTTTTCAGGAGATGATTTGACTACCTCTCCGCATGATGAAGTTTTTTTAAGAGACGTGGCAGAAGCAGTTCGAAATCTGAATAGAAAAGGAGAAAATCTTGGGATCATATTCAGAAGGTGTCCGGTAGATTTTTCAAGTCGGTATGATAAAGTATTAAAGGAATATTTAGATGAAATTACGGCAATTGATCCCGAATGGAGCGGAGGCCATAACAGCTGGGATGCGGTGATGCCCACCAGGGAAGATATGATCCTGCAAACGAATATCATCGAACACAGTTTCATGGTCATCAATATCGCCTCGTCTATGGTTTTTGATTTTGCCGCGCGGAAGAAGCCCTGTGCCTATATTAATTATGTTCCTGAAGTTAATAACTTAAAAAAAGATGTTCGTGAGATCTATGATTATATACATTTCAGGTCTATGGAAAATAGAGCATCGGTTTATTGGATCAATTCCAAAACAGGTATAATTGAAGCCATTCAGCATATATTTAAAGGAGAAACCAAAGTTGTTCTTCAAAATACGCTACAGTGGTTTAATATTATAAATCTTAATCTTTGCGAAAAAGCTTCGGAGCAAATTTGCGATAAAATAAAATCTCTCAGATGA
- a CDS encoding FkbM family methyltransferase → MLNKSQVKNICYFLPPILSHRIQNKLYPTADLQKESFTFLSKSINNTKLFGNSNDFIAAQFYFHGYFEWRNIVLMKAVSQIFDGVCLEIGANIGTETLSYSKFFEKGVFAFEPEPKNFLKLKETKDINNLVNLKIFQLGVSDKEENLEFKVSEASNSGTGYFSKHSGDMNLKLIKLDDFFKDRLGSCAGMVIDVEGFELKVLKGASEIINEFQPVIILEVNPSLMKERADEGLEELVAFFDKKEYVYRQISALNLKKLNIENFKKQTHVNWIAIPNTKEFLFRKFSRLLWMNAFNPFFKKFIF, encoded by the coding sequence ATGCTTAACAAATCTCAGGTTAAAAATATATGTTACTTTTTACCTCCTATTTTGTCTCATCGGATTCAAAATAAGCTCTATCCTACTGCTGATTTACAAAAGGAGTCTTTTACTTTCCTTTCAAAATCTATAAACAATACCAAGCTTTTTGGAAATTCGAATGATTTTATAGCTGCCCAATTCTATTTTCATGGGTATTTTGAATGGAGAAATATAGTTTTAATGAAAGCCGTATCTCAAATATTTGATGGAGTCTGTCTGGAAATAGGAGCCAATATAGGCACGGAGACACTTTCCTATTCCAAGTTTTTTGAAAAGGGTGTTTTTGCTTTTGAACCCGAACCAAAAAATTTTTTAAAATTGAAAGAGACAAAGGATATAAATAATCTTGTAAATCTTAAGATTTTTCAACTCGGTGTTTCAGATAAGGAAGAGAATCTAGAGTTCAAAGTTTCTGAAGCTTCCAACTCAGGTACGGGTTACTTTTCAAAACATTCAGGAGATATGAACTTGAAACTCATAAAGCTTGATGATTTTTTCAAAGATAGATTAGGAAGCTGCGCGGGGATGGTTATCGATGTTGAAGGTTTTGAACTAAAAGTATTAAAAGGAGCTTCAGAAATAATTAATGAGTTTCAGCCGGTTATTATTTTAGAGGTAAATCCATCTTTAATGAAAGAAAGAGCAGATGAAGGATTGGAAGAACTTGTCGCATTTTTTGACAAAAAGGAATATGTATACAGACAAATTTCTGCACTAAATCTAAAAAAACTAAATATCGAAAATTTTAAAAAACAAACTCATGTAAATTGGATAGCAATTCCGAATACCAAAGAGTTCTTGTTTCGAAAGTTTTCCCGGTTATTATGGATGAATGCATTCAATCCTTTTTTTAAAAAATTTATTTTTTAG
- a CDS encoding glycosyltransferase family 2 protein, which produces MIILLHSNARKFIKATMDDKVLLLKSDSLTGAFWELAEHFPQELLIWKDQDIHTELANNFEKCFEHELIMTSYAVKSQYIPDQIGYIDQLPFLNPRYDVKYPTWRMSTDIGGIFGKTVLQFKEVFREIIDFGYLLNSIGKTGQQNSLFCYSNPGLAEKRQIKKLKFKGGDRELFSFVGQYYKKEWLWVLFFCMWKYEKRLPVVSMLRGFKRKSYLKKRVHLPIEDIQRKNNFDFSNSIDVIIPTLFRAGHVQNLLNDLSEQSHLPKKVIIVEQDPDPNSKSQLDFLNRQWPFPIVHHFVHKTGACHARNLAMQSVRSEYIFFADDDIELERDLLERSLREIKRLDVGCLNLNCLQPGQKTVFHKIKQWGAFGSGTSIVKSEYALQCRFSEFLEKGFGEDIDFGLQLRAKGCDIIYHPELSFIHLKAARGGFREVMQKQDQEKEKPKPSPTMMYLVKSSYNSIMQKGYKASLFLKYYRNQKIKNPIRYFGVMQRRWKLSEKLYEELQKSRA; this is translated from the coding sequence ATGATCATTCTGCTTCATAGCAATGCCAGGAAATTTATTAAAGCTACCATGGATGATAAGGTTTTGCTATTAAAAAGTGATTCTCTAACCGGGGCTTTCTGGGAGCTTGCTGAACATTTTCCTCAGGAACTACTCATCTGGAAAGATCAGGATATCCATACTGAGTTGGCAAATAATTTTGAAAAGTGCTTTGAACACGAGCTAATCATGACCAGCTATGCGGTGAAAAGCCAATATATTCCTGACCAGATCGGTTATATTGATCAGCTGCCGTTTTTGAATCCAAGGTATGACGTAAAGTATCCGACCTGGAGAATGAGTACAGATATTGGAGGTATATTCGGGAAAACTGTTCTACAATTTAAGGAGGTATTTCGAGAAATTATCGATTTCGGGTATCTATTAAACTCTATTGGCAAAACCGGCCAGCAGAATAGTCTTTTTTGTTATTCCAACCCAGGCCTTGCAGAGAAAAGACAAATCAAAAAACTTAAGTTTAAGGGGGGAGACAGGGAGTTATTTAGTTTTGTGGGACAGTATTACAAAAAAGAATGGCTTTGGGTCTTATTTTTCTGTATGTGGAAGTATGAAAAAAGGCTACCTGTAGTTTCTATGTTGCGAGGTTTTAAAAGGAAGTCTTATTTAAAAAAAAGAGTGCATCTTCCTATTGAGGATATTCAGCGAAAAAATAATTTTGATTTTTCTAACAGTATCGATGTAATCATTCCAACACTGTTCCGAGCCGGGCATGTGCAAAATCTTTTAAACGATCTTAGTGAGCAAAGTCACCTTCCCAAGAAGGTGATCATTGTGGAGCAGGATCCAGATCCAAATTCAAAATCACAACTCGATTTTTTAAATAGGCAATGGCCTTTTCCAATTGTTCATCATTTTGTACACAAAACAGGAGCCTGTCATGCCAGAAACCTGGCCATGCAATCGGTCAGGTCTGAATATATTTTTTTTGCTGATGATGACATCGAACTGGAAAGGGATCTGCTGGAAAGAAGTCTAAGAGAGATAAAAAGGCTGGATGTGGGCTGTCTCAATCTGAATTGCCTTCAACCCGGACAGAAAACAGTTTTCCATAAAATAAAGCAGTGGGGAGCATTTGGTTCGGGAACCTCGATTGTGAAATCGGAGTATGCCCTCCAATGTCGATTTTCAGAATTCCTGGAAAAGGGTTTCGGGGAAGATATCGATTTTGGATTACAACTAAGAGCTAAAGGATGTGATATTATTTACCATCCAGAACTTAGCTTTATCCATTTGAAGGCGGCCAGAGGCGGCTTTCGAGAAGTCATGCAAAAGCAAGATCAGGAAAAGGAAAAACCGAAACCTTCCCCTACGATGATGTACCTGGTGAAATCGTCTTATAACAGCATTATGCAAAAAGGTTATAAGGCTTCTCTTTTTCTTAAATATTACAGGAATCAGAAGATTAAAAATCCTATTCGTTATTTTGGTGTCATGCAGAGACGCTGGAAGCTTAGTGAAAAGCTTTACGAGGAACTTCAGAAAAGCAGAGCTTAA